One Mycolicibacterium sp. TUM20985 genomic window, CGCCAAGGCGCAGGCAGCGGGTCGCACGAAGGACGCCGAGAAGGCCTCCGCCAACGCCGCGCAGTGGCGGGAGTGGGCCGAGGCGGCCGTCGCGGCCCTGGCCAAGACGCGCTAGGGACCGTCCGCGGGTCGCGGCGGCGCCGGGTCGGGACCGTCGCCGAGATCCAGCAGCCCACTACCCTGCCGTTCGGCGGCCAGCCGCCGACGTTCCGCTTCGGCCGCCATCTGGACCGCGGTGCGTGACCACACCACCCTGGCCCAGTGAAAGCTCAGCAGGATGACCGCGATCCAGGCGACGATGAGCCCGATGCCCGGTCCGGGATACGGCTCGGCGACCGTTTGGCGCGACCACACGGCCAGCATCCCGATGGGGCAGGCCACCGCCGAGCCGGCAAGGGCGATCCAGGCCAGACCCCAGCGCCGCGTGAGCAGCGCGAGGATAGAGAACCCGACGCTGAATACCAGCGTCAGCCAGGTGAACACCCGCGACGGCAGGGCGATCGCCTCACCGATGGCGGTGTCGTTGCCGACGAGTACGTCGAGCCCCTTCGCACTGCCGGTGTGGGGCAGCGCGAACGACAGCAGGATCACCAGAACCAGGATGGCGACGACCAAAGCCCTTGCACCAGGGTCGATCTCGCGGGCGACACGTCGCTCTGCGTCCTCGATGTCACCCTTGAACTCGTCGAAACCCGCCTCGCCGCGATCATCGTTGGTCATCGGTCGCAGCCCGTCGTCACGGGTCGCGCCGGGGGCATCCCGATGCCGGGCAGTCCGAGACCGACCGTCGTCACCTTGCGACCGGATTGGTGGGCGTCACCGGCCCGGGTGCGACGGTGCTCGATCAGTGCGGCGTCGGCGATCAGGTGGTGCGGAGCGGCGCTGGTGACCGTCGTGGTGACGACGTCACCGGGCCGGATGTCGCGTCCGCCCGGTGCGAAGTGCACCAGCCGCCCGTCGCGGGCCCGCCCCGACATCCGCGCGGTGCTGGGGTCCTTGCGCCCTTCGCCCGTGGCCACCAGCAGTTCGACGTCGACACCGATCTGAGCGACGTTCTCCTCGAGGGAGATTCGCTCCTGAAGCTCGATGAGACGCATGTATCGCTCCTGCACGACGGCTTTCGGAAGCTGATCGGGAAGTTCCGCGGCAGGGGTGCCCGGCCGTTTGGAGTACTGGAACGTGAAGGCACTGGCGAACCGGGCGCGTTCCACCACGTCGAGGGTGGCCGCGAAGTCCGCTTCGGTTTCGCCGGGGAACCCGACGATCAGGTCGGTGGTGATGGCGGCGCGCGGAATGGCGGCCCGCACGCGGTCGATGATGCCCAGGTAGCTCTCCGCGCGGTAGGACCGTCGCATCGCCTTGAGGATGCGGTCCGAGCCGGACTGCAGGGGCATGTGCAGCGTGGGGCACACGTTGGGCGTCGCCGCCATCGCCTCGATCACGTCGTTGGTGAACTCGGCGGGGTGCGGCGAGGTGAACCGCACGCGCTCCAACCCCTCCACGCCGCCGCACGCACGCAGCAGCTTCGCGAAGGCACCACGGTCGCGGGGTAGGTCGGGGTCGGCGAACGAGACACCGTAGGCATTGACGTTCTGCCCGAGGAGGGTGACCTCGAGGACACCCTGTTCCACCAGCGACTGCACCTCGGCGAGGACGTCGTCGGGGCGACGGTCGGTCTCCTTGCCCCGCAGCGAGGGAACGATGCAGAACGTGCACGTATTGTTGCAACCGACCGAAATGGAAACCCATGCCGCATAAGCGGATTCACGTGACGCAGGTAGCGTCGACGGGAATTGCTGGAGGGCTTCGACGATTTCGACCTCGGCGACCCGGTTGTGCCGCGCACGGTCCAGCAACGTAGGCAGCGAACCGATGTTGTGGGTGCCGAAGACCACGTCGACCCACGGTGCCCGGGTCAGGACGGCGTCCCGGTCCTTCTGCGCCAGGCACCCGCCGACGGCGATCTGCATGTCGGGATCGGCCTCCTTGCGGGGCACCAGGTGGCTGATGTTGCCGTACAGCTTGTTGTCGGCGTTCTCGCGCACCGCGCAGGTGTTGAACACCACGACGTCGGCGTCGGACCCCTCCGTGGCACGCCGGTAGCCCGCCGCCTCCAGGAGGCCGGCGATGCGCTCGGAGTCGTGCACGTTCATCTGACAGCCGTAGGTGCGGACCTGGAAGGTGCGCCCTGGAGCGCGAGCCACCGTCGAAGTCACGACTCAATGGTACGGCCGGGCCCGCCGCAGCCAAATTCCCCGGATTGTCCAGAGCGCGGCGATCTGGGCGTTCGCTGGGTAAGGTCTGTGCGCATGGGAACCGACACGTCCGTGCCGATGATCTCAATCAAGGGCGTCAACAAGCACTTCGGTAGCCTGCACGTGCTCAAGGACATCGACATCGAGGTGAACCGCGGCCAGGTGGTGGTCGTGCTCGGTCCGTCGGGGTCGGGCAAGTCCACGTTGTGCCGCACCATCAATCGGCTCGAGCCCGTCGACTCGGGCACCATTGCGATCGACGGCGAGATCCTTCCCGAGGAGGGGCGCAAACTCGCCCAGCTACGGTCAGACGTCGGCATGGTGTTCCAGTCATTCAACCTGTTCGCGCACAAGACGATTCTGCAGAACGTCACCCTCGCGCCGACGCTGGTGCGCAAGAAGTCCAAGGCGGAGGCGCGCACCAGCGCAATGGCCCTCCTCGAGCGCGTGGGCATCGCCAACCAGGCCGACAAGTATCCGGCGCAGTTGTCCGGCGGACAGCAGCAACGGGTGGCGATCGCTCGTTCGCTCGCCATGAACCCCAAGGTGATGCTGTTCGACGAACCCACCAGCGCCCTCGATCCCGAAATGATCAACGAGGTGCTGGCCGTGATGACCTCGCTCGCCGAGGAGGGCATGACGATGGTCGTGGTCACCCACGAGATGGGCTTCGCCCGACGGGCCTCCAACCGAATCCTCTTCATGGCCGACGGCGCCATCGTCGAAGACGCCGAACCCGAGGTGTTCTTCTCCAACCCCACCTCCGACCGCGCCAAGGACTTCCTCGGCAAGATCCTCAACCACTAACGCTCCGGCGAAAGGAACACAGCTGTGCCCTCTGTACGCAAGCCGTCTCTTCGATTCCGGGTGGCCGCCACCCTGGCGCTCGCCATCGCCCTGCCGCTCTCCGTCACGGCCTGCGGCGGCGGAGGCTCCGGGGGCGACGACGGCAAGATCGTCATCGGTACGAAGTTCGATCAGCCCGGCCTCGGTCTGAAGAACCCCGACGGCACGATGAGCGGCTTCGACGTCGACGTCGCCACCTACGTCGCCGGGCAGATGGGTTTCACGCCCGACAAGATCGAGTGGAAGGAATCGCCGTCCGCGCAACGCGAGACGCTGATCCAGAACGATCAGGTCAAGTTCATCGCGGCGACCTACTCGATCACCGATGCCCGCAAGGAGAAGGTGTCGTTCGCAGGGCCGTACCTGGTGACCGGCCAGAGCCTGCTGGTGAAGGCCGACAACACCGACATCACCGGTGCGGACTCGCTGCAGAACAACAAGAAGCTGTGCTCGGTGTCCGGATCGACGCCGGCCCAGAAGATCAAGGACGAGTATCCCGGTGTGCAGCTGCAGCAGTACGACACCTACTCGGCCTGCATCGAGGCACTGAAGAACGGCGCCATCGACGCCGTGACCACCGACGAGGTCATCCTCGCTGGCTACGCGGCGCAGACCCCGGGAGCGTTCAAGATCGTCGGCCAGCCCTTCTCCGAGGAGAACTACGGCATCGGCCTGAAGAAGGACGACACCGAACTGCAGACCAAGGTCAACGACGCGCTCACCAAGATGGAAGCGGACGGGGACTGGGCGAAGGCCTTCGAGAAGAACCTCGGCCCCGCGGGCATCGCGACGCCGGCGCCGCCGGCGATCGCCAAATGAGCTGAAGCACTAGCGCAGCGGAGTACACGTGGAGATCTTCTCCGAGTATCAGGACCAGATCTTCGAGGCGTTCTGGACGACGATCCAGTTGACGGTCTTCTCGGCCGTCGGAGCGTTGATCCTCGGCACGGCGCTGGCCGCGATGCGGCTGGCGCCGGTGCCGATGCTCAACGGGCTCGGCACGACGTACGTCAACGTGGTGCGAAACACGCCGCTGACACTGATCATCCTGTTCTGCTCATTCGGCCTGGCTCAGACCTTGGGCATCACACTGGTCGACTCGCAGTCGATGACCTCCATCGAGGACAGCAACTTTCGGCTGGCGGTCCTGGGTTTGACGGTGTACACCGCCGCATTCGTGTGTGAGACGGTGCGCGCCGGGATCAACACGGTTCCGCTCGGGCAAGCCGAGGCAGCCAGGTCGCTGGGCCTGACGTTTGGACAGAATCTGCGGGTCGTCATGCTGCCGCAGGCTTTTCGCGCCGTCATCATTCCCCTGGGTTCGGTGTTGATCGCCTTGACGAAGAACACCACGATCGCGTCGGCGATCGGAGTCGCCGAGGCCGCACTGCTGATGAAGGAGATGATCGAGAACACCGCCGCGCTGGCGACCATCGGTGCGATCTTCGCGCTGGGCTTCGTGATCCTGACGTTGCCGCTGGGGTTGTTGTTCGGTTGGCTCGGCAAGCGATTGGCGGTGGCGAGGTGAGTAGCGCATCGGTTCTCTTCGATGCCCCGGGACCACGCGCCCGGGTGCGCAACCGCATCATCAGTGCGGTCACGCTGGTGCTGGTGCTCGTCGTGGCCTGGGTGGTCTACTCGCGCCTGCAGACCAAGGGCCAGTTGACGGCCGCCAAGTGGGAGCCCTTCCTCACTGGGAACCTCTGGACGACGTATGTGTTACCTGGCATTCAGGGGACGTTGACCGCGGCGGCGGTATCGATCGTGTTGGCGCTGATCCTCGGCTTCGTGCTCGGCGTGGGCCGGTTGTCGCGCCATCGCGGTATCCGCTGGGTGTGCTCGGTCATCGTCGAGTTCTTTCGCGCCGTTCCCGTGCTGATCATGATGATCTTCGCGTACTTCTTCTACGCGACCTATGACCTGTTTCCGTCGAATTACCTCGCGCTGGCCGGTGTCATCACGGGGCTGACCCTCTACAACGGGGCGGTGATCGCCGAGATCGTCCGCGCCGGCGTGAACGCCCTTCCGCGCGGCCAGTCCGAGGCCGCGGAGGCGCTGGGGTTGCGTTGGGGTCAGGTCATGCGGTCGATCCTGTTGCCGCAAGCGGTCACCTCCATGCTGCCGGTGCTGGTGTCGCAGATGGTGGTGGTGCTCAAGGACACGGCGATCGGGTACCAGATCACGTTCCTGGAGATGGTGCGCCAGGGCACGCAGGTCGGGTCGTCCTATGGCAACTACGTGCCGGCCCTGATCGTCATCGCGCTGCTGATGATCAGCGTCAACTTCGCGCTGTCGTCGGTCGCGACCCGGCTGGAGCGCAGGATGCGGCGGTCCAAGCGCGGTCCTGCACCGCTGGATGCCGAGAACATCGAGCAGGAAGGCGCGCCGGGCGCCAAGGTGATCTGACCGCGGGAGCGGAGCCGCTTCTGCTCAGACCCGTCGGCGTTCGCGCTCACTGGCCAACGCCACCTTGACGACGTCGAACGCCATCGACTGGTGGTAGCCCCGGCGGGCCAGCATGCCCACCAGCCTGCGGGTCACCTTGACCTCGTCGGTGTCGTCGGTCAGGCGCTCGCGGCGCAGCTTGTCGGCGACGAGTTGCTCCGCCCGGGTCCGCTCGGCGTCGGCATCGACGTCGTCGAGCGCCTCGGCGATCAGCTCGTCGTCGACGCCCTTCGTGCGTAATTCGGCGGCGAGGGCGCGTTTGCCCTTACCGGCGTTGACGTGACGCGAACGCACCCACTGCTCGGCGAAGTCCCGGTCGTCGACCAGACCCACCTCGGCGAGGCGGTCGAGTACTCGCCCGTTGACGTCGTCGGGATATCCCCGCTTGGTCAGCTGGGCGGCGAGCTCCGCCCGGGTGCGGGCCCGAACGGTGAGCAGGCGCAGACACAGGTTCCTGGCCTGTTCCTCGCGTTCGCGAGGATCCTGCGCCTGCTCCTCGCGCGACTCAGAAGTCGACTGGGGCGGGCAGTGCTTTGTCATTGGTGTCGTCGGTCAGGACGGCCCCGATGCCGAGCTTCTCCTTGATCTTCTTCTCGATCTCGGCGGCGACTTCGGGATTCTCGAGCAGGAAGTTGCGGGCGTTCTCCTTGCCCTGGCCCAGTTGCTCGCCCTCGTAGGTGAACCAGGAGCCGGACTTGCGGACGAAGCCGTGCTCGACACCCATGTCGATGAGCGAGCCCTCCTTGGAGATGCCCTTGCCGTAGAGGATGTCGAACTCGGCCTGCTTGAAGGGTGGCGCCATCTTGTTCTTGACGACCTTGCAGCGCGTCCGGTTACCGACCGCGTCGGTGCCGTCCTTCAGGGTCTCGATGCGTCGCACGTCGAGGCGGATCGAGGCGTAGAACTTCAATGCCTTACCACCCGTAGTGGTTTCGGGTGATCCGAACATCACACCGATCTTCTCGCGAAGCTGGTTGATGAAGATCGCGGTGGTGTTCGAATTGCTCAGGGCGCCGGTGATCTTGCGCAGCGCCTGGCTCATCAGCCGGGCCTGCAGGCCGACGTGACTGTCACCCATCTCGCCCTCGATCTCGGCGCGCGGCACTAGGGCGGCCACCGAGTCGATGACCAGGATGTCCAGGGCGCCGGACCGGATCAGCATGTCGGCGATCTCGAGTGCCTGCTCACCGGTGTCGGGCTGGGACACCAGCAGTGAGTCGGTATCCACCCCGAGCCTCTTGGCGTAGTCGGGATCCAGCGCGTGCTCGGCGTCGATGAAGGCCGCGATTCCGCCGGCCGCCTGGGCGTTGGCCACCGCGTGCAGTGCGACCGTGGTCTTACCCGAGGATTCCGGGCCGTAGATCTCCACGACACGGCCGCGGGGCAGGCCGCCGATGCCGAGTGCGACGTCGAGCGCGATCGACCCGGTCGGGATGACCGAGATCGGTTGACGCACCTCTTCGCCGAGCCGCATCACCGAGCCCTTGCCGTGACTCTTCTCGATCTGGGCGAGAGCGAGCTCGAGGGCCTTCTCGCGATCAGGGGCTTGCGCCATGGTGTGGTCTCCGTCCTGGTGGTGTCCGTTGATCGGGGTTTCGATCAGTTGACGGTGACGGTAGAGGTGGGTACCGACAAGTCGGTCTGACCGCGGTCTACCGTCGAACAAAACCCACAGTAGACGAACACCTGTTCGATTCAAGTGGACACGCCGAGGGGCGGCGCATCACCACTGATCGCGCGGCACGTCGAAGTCGGCGCACAGGGCTCGCCACACGTCGCGCGGCTCCATTCCGGCCTCGATGGCCTGCGCCGCGGTGCGACCGCCGAGGCCGCTCAGCACGTGATCGACGAGCAGGGAAGAACCCCGCACCTCACCGAACCGTCCCTTGACGAGTTCGCGGAATTCCGTCAGCCGCACACCATCAACCTACCGAGACCCGAACGAGTCAGGCCGGCGCGTCATGGCACACCCGTACCGGATCCTGCACATCACGGATGCTGGCGCCCGCCAGCCGGGCCTGCTGCCGATGGCGCGGCGAGGCCAGGACCTCGGTCACCGCCGTGATCAACGCCGCGCCGGTGAGCGGTCGGACCAACCGGCCGCCCCCTTGGCGCTCAACGCGATTGGCGATCTCCCACTGGTCTCCCCCACCGGGAACGACCACCATGGGCACACCCGCGAGCAGTGTCTTGGACACCATGCCGTGGCCGCCGCCGCAGACCACC contains:
- the miaB gene encoding tRNA (N6-isopentenyl adenosine(37)-C2)-methylthiotransferase MiaB, whose translation is MNVHDSERIAGLLEAAGYRRATEGSDADVVVFNTCAVRENADNKLYGNISHLVPRKEADPDMQIAVGGCLAQKDRDAVLTRAPWVDVVFGTHNIGSLPTLLDRARHNRVAEVEIVEALQQFPSTLPASRESAYAAWVSISVGCNNTCTFCIVPSLRGKETDRRPDDVLAEVQSLVEQGVLEVTLLGQNVNAYGVSFADPDLPRDRGAFAKLLRACGGVEGLERVRFTSPHPAEFTNDVIEAMAATPNVCPTLHMPLQSGSDRILKAMRRSYRAESYLGIIDRVRAAIPRAAITTDLIVGFPGETEADFAATLDVVERARFASAFTFQYSKRPGTPAAELPDQLPKAVVQERYMRLIELQERISLEENVAQIGVDVELLVATGEGRKDPSTARMSGRARDGRLVHFAPGGRDIRPGDVVTTTVTSAAPHHLIADAALIEHRRTRAGDAHQSGRKVTTVGLGLPGIGMPPARPVTTGCDR
- a CDS encoding amino acid ABC transporter permease, which produces MEIFSEYQDQIFEAFWTTIQLTVFSAVGALILGTALAAMRLAPVPMLNGLGTTYVNVVRNTPLTLIILFCSFGLAQTLGITLVDSQSMTSIEDSNFRLAVLGLTVYTAAFVCETVRAGINTVPLGQAEAARSLGLTFGQNLRVVMLPQAFRAVIIPLGSVLIALTKNTTIASAIGVAEAALLMKEMIENTAALATIGAIFALGFVILTLPLGLLFGWLGKRLAVAR
- a CDS encoding amino acid ABC transporter ATP-binding protein, translated to MISIKGVNKHFGSLHVLKDIDIEVNRGQVVVVLGPSGSGKSTLCRTINRLEPVDSGTIAIDGEILPEEGRKLAQLRSDVGMVFQSFNLFAHKTILQNVTLAPTLVRKKSKAEARTSAMALLERVGIANQADKYPAQLSGGQQQRVAIARSLAMNPKVMLFDEPTSALDPEMINEVLAVMTSLAEEGMTMVVVTHEMGFARRASNRILFMADGAIVEDAEPEVFFSNPTSDRAKDFLGKILNH
- a CDS encoding glutamate ABC transporter substrate-binding protein, which translates into the protein MPSVRKPSLRFRVAATLALAIALPLSVTACGGGGSGGDDGKIVIGTKFDQPGLGLKNPDGTMSGFDVDVATYVAGQMGFTPDKIEWKESPSAQRETLIQNDQVKFIAATYSITDARKEKVSFAGPYLVTGQSLLVKADNTDITGADSLQNNKKLCSVSGSTPAQKIKDEYPGVQLQQYDTYSACIEALKNGAIDAVTTDEVILAGYAAQTPGAFKIVGQPFSEENYGIGLKKDDTELQTKVNDALTKMEADGDWAKAFEKNLGPAGIATPAPPAIAK
- the recX gene encoding recombination regulator RecX codes for the protein MTKHCPPQSTSESREEQAQDPREREEQARNLCLRLLTVRARTRAELAAQLTKRGYPDDVNGRVLDRLAEVGLVDDRDFAEQWVRSRHVNAGKGKRALAAELRTKGVDDELIAEALDDVDADAERTRAEQLVADKLRRERLTDDTDEVKVTRRLVGMLARRGYHQSMAFDVVKVALASERERRRV
- a CDS encoding amino acid ABC transporter permease, yielding MSSASVLFDAPGPRARVRNRIISAVTLVLVLVVAWVVYSRLQTKGQLTAAKWEPFLTGNLWTTYVLPGIQGTLTAAAVSIVLALILGFVLGVGRLSRHRGIRWVCSVIVEFFRAVPVLIMMIFAYFFYATYDLFPSNYLALAGVITGLTLYNGAVIAEIVRAGVNALPRGQSEAAEALGLRWGQVMRSILLPQAVTSMLPVLVSQMVVVLKDTAIGYQITFLEMVRQGTQVGSSYGNYVPALIVIALLMISVNFALSSVATRLERRMRRSKRGPAPLDAENIEQEGAPGAKVI
- the recA gene encoding recombinase RecA; the encoded protein is MAQAPDREKALELALAQIEKSHGKGSVMRLGEEVRQPISVIPTGSIALDVALGIGGLPRGRVVEIYGPESSGKTTVALHAVANAQAAGGIAAFIDAEHALDPDYAKRLGVDTDSLLVSQPDTGEQALEIADMLIRSGALDILVIDSVAALVPRAEIEGEMGDSHVGLQARLMSQALRKITGALSNSNTTAIFINQLREKIGVMFGSPETTTGGKALKFYASIRLDVRRIETLKDGTDAVGNRTRCKVVKNKMAPPFKQAEFDILYGKGISKEGSLIDMGVEHGFVRKSGSWFTYEGEQLGQGKENARNFLLENPEVAAEIEKKIKEKLGIGAVLTDDTNDKALPAPVDF
- a CDS encoding Rv2732c family membrane protein, which encodes MTNDDRGEAGFDEFKGDIEDAERRVAREIDPGARALVVAILVLVILLSFALPHTGSAKGLDVLVGNDTAIGEAIALPSRVFTWLTLVFSVGFSILALLTRRWGLAWIALAGSAVACPIGMLAVWSRQTVAEPYPGPGIGLIVAWIAVILLSFHWARVVWSRTAVQMAAEAERRRLAAERQGSGLLDLGDGPDPAPPRPADGP
- a CDS encoding DUF3046 domain-containing protein, whose translation is MRLTEFRELVKGRFGEVRGSSLLVDHVLSGLGGRTAAQAIEAGMEPRDVWRALCADFDVPRDQW